One stretch of Solenopsis invicta isolate M01_SB chromosome 16, UNIL_Sinv_3.0, whole genome shotgun sequence DNA includes these proteins:
- the LOC105203214 gene encoding uncharacterized protein LOC105203214 yields the protein MNMNQEKKKPATWDVKETECFLALIKELQVTTLMDGKKFRTSEIFKKVEEAFKDKGYNKTHTQLLEKFKAMKKRFKSTVQALSVSGVGTDDKVKCPYFDELNEIFGHRPIVNLSGIDSIQPENLDYETSGYCASDTEISVSKYDESQSEKFVKNSSRSSLSPVTSICQKRSSSDTLYSSSMSPISNCLSEDSRDTLPSFNLHEFDESDKPSTSKKRKICETPTSRSREGPRSGLKNIMQNFAEKIMESQEKLITKTIEEQRKLDNDIFDRYNNILLQQTQMLITGMQNLSSPFPKNYQPFQQFPGISTTMPPMSPMFTETLLHQPCSVQPTVSRQNDKSTAYPCTLYETQTRLKSNQTKKASPKFTTKPPLNSNQSKTTFEQLQNSSTSFHTSIRSQGETLSCPEVEDDIEYENIEYLDKVESD from the exons atgaacatgaatcaagaaaaaaagaagcCGGCTACTTGGGATGTCAAAGAAACGGAATGCTTTTTAGCACTCATAAAAGAATTGCAAGTGACAACATTAATGGACGGAAAAAAATTCCGaacttcagaaatatttaaaaaagtagagGAAGCATTCAAGGATAAAGGATACAACAAAACACACACGcaacttttagaaaaatttaaagcaatgaaaa aacGATTTAAAAGTACAGTACAAGCTTTATCAGTAAGTGGCGTAGGAACCGACGATAAAGTAAAGTGTCCTTATTTTGACGAATTAAATGAGATATTTGGTCATCGACCAATTGTGAATCTAAGTGGAATAGATTCTATACAACCTGAAAACCTAg aTTATGAGACCTCTGGTTATTGTGCAAGTGATACTGAAATATCAGTATCAAAATATGATGAATCACAGAGTGAAAAATTCGTGAAAAACAGTAGTCGTTCTAGCCTATCGCCAGTTACGTCAATTTGTCAGAAAAGATCATCTTCTGATACTCTATATAGTTCATCAATGTCTCCAATATCAAACTGTTTATCGGAAGACAGTAGAGATACTTTGCCTTCCTTTAATTTGCATGAATTTGATGAATCTGATAAACCAAGCACTtctaaaaaacgtaaaatatgtGAAACACCTACATCTAGAAGTCGCGAAGGTCCACGATCtggcttaaaaaatattatgcaaaacTTTGCAGAAAAGATAATGGAATCACAAGAAAAACTCATAACAAAAACTATTGAAGAGCAGCGCAAGCTTGATAATGACATATTCGATcgatacaataatattttattacagcaAACACAAATGTTAATCACAGGAATGCAGAATTTGAGTTCTCCCTTTCCTAAAAATTATCAGCCATTTCAACAATTTCCTGGGATTTCAACTACTATGCCACCAATGAGTCCAATGTTCACAGAAACTTTGTTACATCAGCCTTGCTCTGTACAACCAACAGTTTCACGTCAAAATGATAAGAGTACAGCCTATCCTTGTACTTTGTATGAAACGCAAACTCGCCTAAAGTCAAATCAAACTAAAAAAGCGAGTCCCAAATTTACAACAAAACCACCTTTAAATTCCAATCAATCAAAAACTACATTTGAACAACTACAAAATTCATCCACTTCATTTCATACATCCATTAGATCACAAGGTGAAACACTGTCTTGTCCTGAGGTTGAAGATGACATTGAATATGAGAACATTGAATATTTAGATAAAGTTGAAAGTGACTGA
- the LOC105203213 gene encoding protein ANTAGONIST OF LIKE HETEROCHROMATIN PROTEIN 1 isoform X2: MLPTVYKYQNNMQKLFLILQNRRRKLAQRLWHIIFDITNTYLLAFGQIIAMQSLRQPPRMWMKARSSDFWERIVLTEYLDEDWLETFRMEKFVFLYICDKLQNRLQPAVPFLIAREAISVQKAVAVTIFYLASCCEYRVIGNLFGIHKTSVWRCVHKVVKAINDILQPIWIKMPNEFECTMTAQVYEERTHIPQLIGAIDGTHIPVLPPADGYKDFINRKGWPSIILQGVVDHTLRFKNINCRAPGSAHDAAVFKESNFFTYYKHLIPQKTVTLNNVEIPFMIMGDPAYPLLPWLLKGYTRCRRLTPEEESFNVYLNTGRVDIELAFGRLKARWRRILKRIDTHFTFAPQVVAACCVLHNIVEFHKQAFKYAWMRDIGEFNVLFPQPEGTMSHEYDDLNASNIRNTLMNHLSQFPLRRSFR; this comes from the exons ATGTTACCAACTGTATACAAG tatCAAAATAACATGCAGAAATTATTCCTTATTTTACAAAATCGGCGACGAAAACTAGCACAAAGGTTATGgcatataatatttgatattacaaatacatatttacttGCATTTGGACAAATAATAGCAATGCAAAGTTTAAGACAACCTCCACGAATGTGGATGAAAGCCAGAAGTTCTGACTTTTGGGAAAGAATCGTACTAACAGAATATTTAGATGAAGACTGGCTCGAAACATTTAGAAtggaaaaatttgtatttctttacaTATGTGACAAACTACAAAATAGATTGCAACCTGCAGTACCATTCTTGATAGCTAGAGAAGCAATTTCTGTACAAAAGGCAGTTGCAGTTACCATATTTTATCTTGCAAGCTGCTGTGAATACCGAGTTATTGGTAACTTATTTGGAATTCATAAGACATCAGTGTGGAGATGCGTCCACAAAGTTGTCAAAGCAATAAATGATATACTACAGCCAATATGGATCAAGATGCCTAATGAATTTGAATGTACAATGACTGCTCAAGTGTATGAGGAACGTACACACATCCCACAACTCATCGGGGCTATTGATGGGACACACATTCCTGTGTTACCACCTGCAGATggatataaagattttataaatcgGAAGGGATGGCcatcaataatattgcaaggTGTAGTTGATCATACACTGAG attcaaaaatattaattgccgTGCCCCTGGATCAGCACATGATGCAGCAGTCTTCAAAGAATCAAATTTCTTTACATACTACAAACATTTAATACCACAG AAAACAGTGACATTAAATAACGTTGAAATACCCTTTATGATAATGGGAGACCCAGCATATCCTTTGCTTCCATGGCTGCTGAAAGGATATACCAGATGTAGACGTCTAACTCCGGAAGAAGAatcatttaatgtttatttaaacactGGGCGTGTGGATATAGAATTAGCATTTGGACGTTTAAAAGCGCGGTGGCGTCGTATTTTAAAAAGGATTGATACCCACTTCACCTTTGCGCCCCAAGTCGTAGCTGCCTGCTGTGTGCTTCATAATATTGTAGAATTTCACAAACAAGCATTCAAATATGCATGGATGAGAGACATTGGtgaatttaatgtactttttccACAACCAGAAGGAACAATGTCACATGAATATGATGATTTGAATGCATCAAATATTAGAAACACACTCATGAATCATTTATCTCAATTTCCCCTACGGAGATCATTCCGTTAA
- the LOC105203213 gene encoding protein ANTAGONIST OF LIKE HETEROCHROMATIN PROTEIN 1 isoform X3 has protein sequence MQKLFLILQNRRRKLAQRLWHIIFDITNTYLLAFGQIIAMQSLRQPPRMWMKARSSDFWERIVLTEYLDEDWLETFRMEKFVFLYICDKLQNRLQPAVPFLIAREAISVQKAVAVTIFYLASCCEYRVIGNLFGIHKTSVWRCVHKVVKAINDILQPIWIKMPNEFECTMTAQVYEERTHIPQLIGAIDGTHIPVLPPADGYKDFINRKGWPSIILQGVVDHTLRFKNINCRAPGSAHDAAVFKESNFFTYYKHLIPQKTVTLNNVEIPFMIMGDPAYPLLPWLLKGYTRCRRLTPEEESFNVYLNTGRVDIELAFGRLKARWRRILKRIDTHFTFAPQVVAACCVLHNIVEFHKQAFKYAWMRDIGEFNVLFPQPEGTMSHEYDDLNASNIRNTLMNHLSQFPLRRSFR, from the exons ATGCAGAAATTATTCCTTATTTTACAAAATCGGCGACGAAAACTAGCACAAAGGTTATGgcatataatatttgatattacaaatacatatttacttGCATTTGGACAAATAATAGCAATGCAAAGTTTAAGACAACCTCCACGAATGTGGATGAAAGCCAGAAGTTCTGACTTTTGGGAAAGAATCGTACTAACAGAATATTTAGATGAAGACTGGCTCGAAACATTTAGAAtggaaaaatttgtatttctttacaTATGTGACAAACTACAAAATAGATTGCAACCTGCAGTACCATTCTTGATAGCTAGAGAAGCAATTTCTGTACAAAAGGCAGTTGCAGTTACCATATTTTATCTTGCAAGCTGCTGTGAATACCGAGTTATTGGTAACTTATTTGGAATTCATAAGACATCAGTGTGGAGATGCGTCCACAAAGTTGTCAAAGCAATAAATGATATACTACAGCCAATATGGATCAAGATGCCTAATGAATTTGAATGTACAATGACTGCTCAAGTGTATGAGGAACGTACACACATCCCACAACTCATCGGGGCTATTGATGGGACACACATTCCTGTGTTACCACCTGCAGATggatataaagattttataaatcgGAAGGGATGGCcatcaataatattgcaaggTGTAGTTGATCATACACTGAG attcaaaaatattaattgccgTGCCCCTGGATCAGCACATGATGCAGCAGTCTTCAAAGAATCAAATTTCTTTACATACTACAAACATTTAATACCACAG AAAACAGTGACATTAAATAACGTTGAAATACCCTTTATGATAATGGGAGACCCAGCATATCCTTTGCTTCCATGGCTGCTGAAAGGATATACCAGATGTAGACGTCTAACTCCGGAAGAAGAatcatttaatgtttatttaaacactGGGCGTGTGGATATAGAATTAGCATTTGGACGTTTAAAAGCGCGGTGGCGTCGTATTTTAAAAAGGATTGATACCCACTTCACCTTTGCGCCCCAAGTCGTAGCTGCCTGCTGTGTGCTTCATAATATTGTAGAATTTCACAAACAAGCATTCAAATATGCATGGATGAGAGACATTGGtgaatttaatgtactttttccACAACCAGAAGGAACAATGTCACATGAATATGATGATTTGAATGCATCAAATATTAGAAACACACTCATGAATCATTTATCTCAATTTCCCCTACGGAGATCATTCCGTTAA
- the LOC120359824 gene encoding uncharacterized protein LOC120359824 isoform X1 encodes MEEEIIEEFDENDELDDQELITIVKANPFLYDKSDKLYSNSEVKRLAWATVGEGLSKKKTGTDAEHRFWQLRQRFGRERKKVIQSRGRSGAGANEQTYTPHWNLYTELMFLADVIKHRKQVSTSFFLWSIILNHKFIYFYFVLFRTTSNYKRKTTYETTSQTNIPSSLLQVNIPSKLSEVNTPSTYMLNSPLTLSLSSEKVPYISCIDKSSDISEDYSIPQQSYSESAVILPPETNNNIELPAKQMQQVKANTYKKCVPEPDLFAKRRKLNADTFNKSLLDQSKDLNVLAQKVGDAISTCGSQPTSHTTDFQNIFSLEIKSMLSSIGFTLQKVPESKQLDCMIAIMQLLKQYIDK; translated from the exons aTGGAAGAAGAAATTATAGAAGAATTTGATGAGAACGATGAACTGGATGATCAAGAACTCATTACCATAGTTAAGGCGAATCCTTTTTTGTATGACAAGTCAGACAAATTATATAGTAACAGTGAGGTAAAGAGGTTAGCTTGGGCTACTGTTGGGGAAGGATTATCCAAAAAAAAGACTG GTACCGATGCCGAACATAGATTTTGGCAGTTACGACAACGGTTtggaagagaaaggaaaaaagtaaTCCAATCCCGTGGTCGCTCAGGCGCTGGAGCTAACGAACAGACATACACGCCTCATTGGAATCTATATACTGAGTTGATGTTTCTAGCTGATGTGATAAAACATCGAAAGCAAGTATCAACATCTTTCTTTCTGTGGTCAATTATACtcaatcataaatttatttatttttattttgtgttgttTAGAACTACGTCaaactataaaagaaaaacaacatACGAAACTACATCACAAACGAACATCCCGTCAAGTTTATTACAAGTGAACATCCCGTCCAAATTATCAGAAGTGAACACTCCTTCAACTTACATGTTAAATTCCCCATTGACTTTGAGTTTATCGAGTGAAAAAGTGCcatatatttcat gTATCGACAAATCTTCAGATATATCTGAGGATTATTCTATTCCACAACAATCTTATTCTGAAAGTGCTGTAATATTGCCGCCAGAAACTAACAATAACATAGAGTTACCTGCAAAGCAAATGCAGCAAGTGAAAgcaaatacttataaaaaatgtgttccaGAGCCAGATTTGTTTGCTAAACGAAGAAAGTTGAATGCagatacttttaataaatcacTATTAGATCAATCAAAAGATTTAAATGTTTTAGCACAAAAAGTAGGAGATGCAATCTCAACGTGTGGTTCACAACCTACATCTCATACtacagattttcaaaatatattttctcttgaAATTAAGAGTATGTTAAGTTCCATAGGTTTTACTTTGCAAAAAGTACCTGAATCTAAACAATTGGATTGCATGATTGCTATCATGCAATTGCTAAAACAATATATTGATAAGTAA
- the LOC120359798 gene encoding protein ALP1-like has product MDLKKLGLTTLFILLRHQSILLQIALQTQRVKTRRWWIRPLNKKKHHGFMCNLFREIRLTDHEEFFGYTRLWPEQYEILLRLVTPYLRKHSIRKSFSPHARLAVTLTYLAQGDTVQSKHLEFRMGKSTVYKIIYEVCQAIWLALQPIVLPTLNAEKWKKISEDFFLKWQFPNCIGALDGRHMEIQAPPNSGSYFYNYKGYFSIVLLAMCDANYKFTWVDVGQFGSLSDGGIWSQTDLAVDLENDTAGLPEPTPLLQRNIPFPYVAVADEAFPLKPYLMRPFPRKMNKMTNEERVFNYRLSRARLCIENTFGILSSRWRILHKRMCCSVENAHNICKALVCLHNFAMIHNNNQRADQYCPPNWLDVEDTEGGLVEGRWRIIGAGQYFKELSRVGPNRAGAVSIGLRNYLKDYFVSPTGNAQVPWQFEKALRKSNINICV; this is encoded by the exons ATGGACTTGAAGAAATTAGGTCTTACAAccctctttattttattaaggcATCAAAGTATTTTACTGCAAATTGCTTTGCAAACACAGAGAGTGAAAACAAGACGTTGGTGGATCAGACCacttaataaaaagaaacatcaCGGATTCATGTGTAACCTATTTCGCGAAATTAGATTAACTGACCATGAAGAATTTTTTGGTTACACCCGGCTTTGGCCTGAACAATATGAAATACTACTGAGACTAGTAACTCCTTATTTGAGAAAGCATAGTATACGAAAATCTTTTTCGCCTCATGCAAGATTAGCCGTAACTTTGAC GTATCTTGCCCAAGGTGATACTGTGCAAAGTAAACATTTGGAATTTCGCATGGGGAAATCgacagtatataaaattatatatgaagtTTGCCAAGCAATATGGCTCGCTCTTCAACCTATTGTTTTACCCACATTAAATgctgaaaaatggaaaaagataagTGAAGACTTCTTTCTTAAATGGCAATTTCCAAATTGCATTGGGGCACTTGATGGCCGCCATATGGAAATACAAGCACCTCCAAACTCAGGGTCTTATTTCTACAACTATAAAGGATATTTTAGCATTGTCCTCCTGGCGATGTGTGAtgctaattacaaatttacatgGGTCGATGTTGGTCAATTTG GTTCATTAAGTGATGGTGGCATATGGAGTCAGACAGATTTGGCTGTTGATTTAGAAAATGATACAGCAGGCTTACCTGAACCCACTCCTTTACTACAAAGAAATATTCCTTTTCCGTATGTTGCTGTAGCTGACGAAGCATTTCCGTTAAAACCGTATTTAATGCGTCCTTTTccaagaaaaatgaataaaatgacaaaCGAAGAGCGTGTATTTAACTATCGCTTAAGCAGAGCAAGATTGTGTATAGAAAATACTTTTGGGATTCTTTCTTCTCGATGGAGGATTCTGCACAAAAGGATGTGTTGCTCAGTAGAGAATgcacataatatttgtaaagcCCTTGTTTGTTTACACAATTTTGCTATGATCCATAACAATAATCAGCGTGCTGATCAATATTGTCCACCTAATTGGCTAGATGTAGAAGATACAGAAGGAGGATTAGTAGAAGGTCGTTGGCGTATTATAGGGGCTGGacaatatttcaaagaattgtCAAGAGTGGGACCTAACAGAGCTGGAGCTGTTTCTATAGGTTTACGCAATTATCTTAAAGATTATTTTGTATCACCCACTGGCAATGCTCAAGTACCTTGGCAATTTGAAAAAGCATTGAGGAAatccaatattaatatatgtgttTAG
- the LOC105203213 gene encoding protein ANTAGONIST OF LIKE HETEROCHROMATIN PROTEIN 1 isoform X1: protein MDPRAVILILQYQNNMQKLFLILQNRRRKLAQRLWHIIFDITNTYLLAFGQIIAMQSLRQPPRMWMKARSSDFWERIVLTEYLDEDWLETFRMEKFVFLYICDKLQNRLQPAVPFLIAREAISVQKAVAVTIFYLASCCEYRVIGNLFGIHKTSVWRCVHKVVKAINDILQPIWIKMPNEFECTMTAQVYEERTHIPQLIGAIDGTHIPVLPPADGYKDFINRKGWPSIILQGVVDHTLRFKNINCRAPGSAHDAAVFKESNFFTYYKHLIPQKTVTLNNVEIPFMIMGDPAYPLLPWLLKGYTRCRRLTPEEESFNVYLNTGRVDIELAFGRLKARWRRILKRIDTHFTFAPQVVAACCVLHNIVEFHKQAFKYAWMRDIGEFNVLFPQPEGTMSHEYDDLNASNIRNTLMNHLSQFPLRRSFR from the exons atggatccAAGagctgtaatattaattttacagtatCAAAATAACATGCAGAAATTATTCCTTATTTTACAAAATCGGCGACGAAAACTAGCACAAAGGTTATGgcatataatatttgatattacaaatacatatttacttGCATTTGGACAAATAATAGCAATGCAAAGTTTAAGACAACCTCCACGAATGTGGATGAAAGCCAGAAGTTCTGACTTTTGGGAAAGAATCGTACTAACAGAATATTTAGATGAAGACTGGCTCGAAACATTTAGAAtggaaaaatttgtatttctttacaTATGTGACAAACTACAAAATAGATTGCAACCTGCAGTACCATTCTTGATAGCTAGAGAAGCAATTTCTGTACAAAAGGCAGTTGCAGTTACCATATTTTATCTTGCAAGCTGCTGTGAATACCGAGTTATTGGTAACTTATTTGGAATTCATAAGACATCAGTGTGGAGATGCGTCCACAAAGTTGTCAAAGCAATAAATGATATACTACAGCCAATATGGATCAAGATGCCTAATGAATTTGAATGTACAATGACTGCTCAAGTGTATGAGGAACGTACACACATCCCACAACTCATCGGGGCTATTGATGGGACACACATTCCTGTGTTACCACCTGCAGATggatataaagattttataaatcgGAAGGGATGGCcatcaataatattgcaaggTGTAGTTGATCATACACTGAG attcaaaaatattaattgccgTGCCCCTGGATCAGCACATGATGCAGCAGTCTTCAAAGAATCAAATTTCTTTACATACTACAAACATTTAATACCACAG AAAACAGTGACATTAAATAACGTTGAAATACCCTTTATGATAATGGGAGACCCAGCATATCCTTTGCTTCCATGGCTGCTGAAAGGATATACCAGATGTAGACGTCTAACTCCGGAAGAAGAatcatttaatgtttatttaaacactGGGCGTGTGGATATAGAATTAGCATTTGGACGTTTAAAAGCGCGGTGGCGTCGTATTTTAAAAAGGATTGATACCCACTTCACCTTTGCGCCCCAAGTCGTAGCTGCCTGCTGTGTGCTTCATAATATTGTAGAATTTCACAAACAAGCATTCAAATATGCATGGATGAGAGACATTGGtgaatttaatgtactttttccACAACCAGAAGGAACAATGTCACATGAATATGATGATTTGAATGCATCAAATATTAGAAACACACTCATGAATCATTTATCTCAATTTCCCCTACGGAGATCATTCCGTTAA
- the LOC120359824 gene encoding uncharacterized protein LOC120359824 isoform X2, giving the protein MEEEIIEEFDENDELDDQELITIVKANPFLYDKSDKLYSNSEVKRLAWATVGEGLSKKKTGTDAEHRFWQLRQRFGRERKKVIQSRGRSGAGANEQTYTPHWNLYTELMFLADVIKHRKYRQIFRYI; this is encoded by the exons aTGGAAGAAGAAATTATAGAAGAATTTGATGAGAACGATGAACTGGATGATCAAGAACTCATTACCATAGTTAAGGCGAATCCTTTTTTGTATGACAAGTCAGACAAATTATATAGTAACAGTGAGGTAAAGAGGTTAGCTTGGGCTACTGTTGGGGAAGGATTATCCAAAAAAAAGACTG GTACCGATGCCGAACATAGATTTTGGCAGTTACGACAACGGTTtggaagagaaaggaaaaaagtaaTCCAATCCCGTGGTCGCTCAGGCGCTGGAGCTAACGAACAGACATACACGCCTCATTGGAATCTATATACTGAGTTGATGTTTCTAGCTGATGTGATAAAACATCGAAA gTATCGACAAATCTTCAGATATATCTGA
- the LOC120359694 gene encoding extensin-like, which yields MATATQQPDLFPPTPHHRASRAAPLPTASTHGVPVRSSGAAPIQRRRKPVASVRAPPHALIEAARKPVPRPQPAQPAYHRSKSAPVVGVRVQRSSAVNARKLAALLTEPPSPLNRPRIPTTRKATPAAISTTPADDPDGKVQSSRDAAPKDRGRPKKPTPPPHHPTARQKARATLLAVFGGTLSDLEEEDHAPVPASITTRPDSDTIPVTTERAIPPSAPSTQPAAAADTNEEGSRTPATPKDAPTSTIRTPVATTPRSLPSVPVRVSDDLIIHVPYHAARVSRVYKVRLATRRYTLRFDRTGHCHYVREFPA from the coding sequence ATGGCCACGGCTACGCAGCAGCCGGACTTATTCCCGCCGACCCCCCACCACCGGGCGTCCAGAGCCGCACCGCTGCCGACCGCCAGCACACACGGAGTACCCGTACGGTCATCTGGGGCAGCTCCAATTCAAAGACGCAGGAAACCCGTCGCTAGCGTCCGAGCGCCGCCGCATGCCCTCATCGAGGCGGCCAGGAAACCGGTGCCCCGTCCGCAGCCGGCCCAACCAGCCTATCACCGATCAAAGAGCGCACCGGTCGTCGGAGTACGAGTGCAGCGATCCTCCGCTGTCAACGCGAGGAAGCTGGCGGCACTCTTGACCGAGCCACCGTCACCGCTAAACCGACCCCGCATACCAACGACCAGAAAAGCGACACCGGCAGCCATCTCAACCACGCCGGCCGACGATCCCGACGGGAAGGTGCAGTCCTCTAGGGATGCCGCGCCGAAAGACCGGGGCCGGCCGAAGAAGCCGACACCACCTCCACACCACCCGACGGCACGACAAAAGGCTAGGGCAACCCTACTGGCCGTATTCGGCGGGACCCTTTCCGATCTGGAAGAAGAGGACCACGCACCCGTCCCCGCCTCCATCACCACGCGACCAGACAGCGACACGATACCGGTGACCACCGAACGAGCGATTCCGCCATCCGCCCCGTCAACCCAGCCAGCCGCCGCTGCCGACACCAACGAGGAAGGGTCACGAACACCAGCCACTCCAAAGGACGCGCCAACATCCACGATCCGTACTCCCGTGGCCACCACACCGCGATCCCTTCCGTCCGTACCGGTACGCGTCAGCGACGATCTAATTATACATGTGCCGTACCACGCCGCGAGAGTGTCGCGAGTGTATAAGGTGCGGTTGGCGACCCGCCGCTACACGTTGCGGTTCGATCGCACCGGGCATTGCCACTACGTAcgggaattcccggcgtag